The Methylomarinum vadi genome has a window encoding:
- a CDS encoding site-specific integrase yields the protein MSQSNPSYIYKNRLGIYYFQYRIPKQIRLNNPILKRVFRKSLRTREKGEALRLSRKWWLMMDDIANRYFNDAEAYGKAMELLMRYEQISKLDWSEAEKVLMEMDDYDEHLLSKAIEMRLEENNIRSSIAAENARYIQIIQTLQGNGQQQPYPIPPEPTFTEEENPYLDDIIDRWLTVKAETAKPSSLQEYENKGKMFSRILTEYNDGKNPRIAEISGTMIRNYKDVLAQLPPNPNKGSKVGKSIKELVALVKAEKLKPISQSSVYNTCKMVSELFKWAEDEQYPVKEGTRKLLANIKKPKKRDRKQRIPFTPENLQSLFQSEQYQQGTFKRASDYWVPLLGLFTGARLAELVQLYVSDIYKMNDVWVIDINDNDDKELKSEEGSPRIIPIHPYLIELGFIKYVKHQEKNRVVKLFPCENRNTRGKFGAFSNRFQNYRKKVDVVPANDKTMLDFHSFRHLVRTSLKDKSIAEDLIDDIIGHSSSNRSIGNSIYTHTQLIKQKHNAISKLRYDIDLSKLENWKNCLFIRQPFREKATANLRKQ from the coding sequence GTGAGTCAAAGTAATCCATCCTACATCTATAAAAATCGACTTGGAATTTACTATTTCCAGTATCGTATTCCCAAGCAAATAAGGCTCAACAACCCTATACTAAAAAGGGTGTTTAGAAAGTCCCTTAGAACAAGAGAAAAAGGAGAAGCATTACGCTTATCCCGCAAATGGTGGTTAATGATGGATGACATAGCAAATCGGTATTTCAACGATGCTGAGGCATACGGAAAAGCAATGGAATTGCTAATGCGCTATGAACAGATTTCCAAACTGGATTGGAGTGAAGCGGAAAAGGTGTTGATGGAAATGGATGACTATGACGAACACCTGCTTTCAAAAGCCATTGAAATGAGGCTGGAAGAAAATAACATCCGTAGCAGCATTGCCGCTGAAAATGCCAGATACATACAAATCATCCAAACGCTACAAGGAAACGGGCAACAGCAACCCTACCCTATTCCACCTGAACCCACCTTTACCGAGGAAGAAAACCCCTACCTTGATGATATAATTGATAGGTGGCTTACAGTGAAAGCCGAAACCGCTAAACCATCCTCACTACAAGAATATGAAAACAAGGGGAAGATGTTTTCCCGCATCCTTACCGAATACAACGATGGTAAGAACCCCCGTATTGCTGAAATCAGCGGGACAATGATACGGAACTACAAGGATGTTTTAGCCCAACTGCCACCCAATCCAAACAAAGGCAGCAAAGTAGGTAAAAGCATCAAGGAATTGGTTGCACTGGTTAAAGCAGAGAAATTGAAACCTATCAGCCAATCCTCTGTATATAACACCTGTAAAATGGTTTCGGAGTTGTTCAAGTGGGCAGAGGATGAACAATACCCCGTAAAAGAGGGAACCAGAAAATTACTTGCCAACATAAAGAAGCCGAAGAAGCGTGATAGAAAGCAACGCATTCCTTTTACCCCTGAAAACCTACAATCCCTATTCCAATCTGAACAGTATCAGCAAGGCACTTTCAAGAGAGCAAGTGACTATTGGGTTCCCCTGCTTGGGCTATTTACAGGCGCAAGATTGGCTGAACTGGTTCAGTTGTACGTCAGTGACATATACAAGATGAACGATGTTTGGGTAATTGACATAAATGATAATGACGATAAGGAACTGAAAAGTGAGGAAGGCTCCCCACGCATAATACCCATACACCCTTACCTTATTGAATTGGGCTTTATCAAATATGTAAAGCACCAAGAAAAGAACAGAGTAGTAAAACTATTTCCATGTGAAAACCGCAATACCAGAGGCAAGTTTGGCGCATTCTCTAACAGGTTCCAGAACTATCGTAAGAAGGTTGATGTTGTTCCAGCCAATGATAAAACAATGCTGGATTTCCACTCATTCAGGCACTTAGTTAGAACATCACTGAAAGATAAATCCATAGCAGAGGATTTGATTGATGACATTATTGGGCATTCATCAAGCAACCGTTCTATTGGAAATAGCATCTACACCCATACCCAATTGATAAAACAGAAGCATAACGCAATCAGCAAATTGCGCTATGACATAGACTTATCAAAATTGGAGAACTGGAAGAACTGCCTATTTATCAGGCAACCATTCAGGGAGAAAGCAACAGCAAATCTACGGAAGCAATAA
- the rnr gene encoding ribonuclease R, translated as MTYKNDQGTDLNTYDDPFAQREAEKYENPIPSRELILQLLKQEGKPLRRKQIADKFGLHTDERLEALRRRLRAMERDGQLVFNRRQKYCVVNNQDLIAGRVLGHPDGFGFLQPDDGSDDLFLSPREMRSLMPNDRIVGRVSGIDRRGRREGALVDVLERNTHQVVGRLFKEQGVAFVVPDNNKICQEILVPKEEVNGAKKGQIVVAEIIEQPTQHSQPIGKIIEVLGKHMAPGMEIEVAIRSYELPHEWPQELLDEIAPLTDQVPEKAKQDRTDIRHLPLVTIDGEDARDFDDAVYCQKTPKGWKLLVAIADVSHYVKVNTALDAEAKKRSTSVYFPERVIPMLPEILSNGLCSLNPEVDRLSMVCEMYLNGEGNIIRSRFFEAVIRSHARLTYTDVAKMLVDGDQRLAKKYKQLLPHLQELYALYQAMRQQRELRGAMDFDTQETQIIFGQERKIDKIVPRERNDAHKLIEECMIAANTCAARFLNRRKMPRLLRIHEGPGTEKLLSLRTFLGELGLHLDGGAKPTPLDYMQLLERVHDRPDAHLIQTVLLRSMSQAVYSPETKGHFGLALDAYAHFTSPIRRYPDLLVHRAIRHCLQGKTPESFHYGFPDMVVLGEHCSANERRADEATRDVVTWLKCEYMMDKVGEEFAGLISAVTGFGLFVELQDIYIEGLVHISTLPQDYFHFDATSHHLYGERTGIRYRLGDQVSVKVVRVDLDEKKIDFELTQSAKSNVFKKKSGAKKSTKTKKKSKKRS; from the coding sequence ATGACTTATAAAAACGATCAGGGAACTGATTTAAATACTTACGATGACCCCTTCGCGCAACGCGAAGCGGAAAAATACGAAAACCCGATTCCGAGTCGGGAATTGATCCTACAATTGCTGAAACAAGAAGGAAAGCCGCTGCGCCGCAAGCAGATCGCGGATAAATTTGGCCTGCATACGGATGAACGATTGGAAGCGCTACGGAGGCGTTTGCGGGCAATGGAGCGCGACGGACAGCTGGTGTTCAATCGTCGGCAGAAATACTGTGTCGTCAATAACCAGGATTTGATTGCCGGTCGGGTGCTGGGGCATCCAGATGGTTTCGGGTTTTTACAGCCCGATGACGGTTCGGATGACTTGTTCCTGTCGCCCAGGGAAATGCGGTCGTTGATGCCGAACGACCGGATTGTGGGGCGCGTTTCAGGCATCGACAGGCGGGGACGTAGGGAAGGGGCGCTGGTCGATGTGCTGGAGCGCAATACCCATCAGGTGGTGGGACGTTTGTTCAAGGAGCAGGGCGTCGCCTTCGTCGTTCCCGACAACAACAAGATTTGTCAAGAAATCTTGGTTCCGAAAGAGGAAGTCAACGGGGCGAAAAAAGGCCAGATTGTCGTCGCCGAGATTATCGAGCAACCGACGCAGCATAGCCAACCGATCGGAAAAATTATCGAAGTACTCGGCAAACATATGGCCCCTGGCATGGAAATCGAGGTGGCCATTCGTTCCTATGAACTGCCGCATGAATGGCCTCAGGAGTTATTGGACGAGATCGCCCCCTTGACCGACCAGGTGCCGGAAAAGGCCAAACAGGATCGCACCGATATTCGGCATCTGCCGTTAGTGACGATCGACGGCGAGGACGCGCGCGATTTCGACGACGCCGTGTATTGCCAGAAGACGCCGAAAGGCTGGAAGTTGCTAGTGGCGATCGCCGACGTTTCGCATTATGTCAAAGTGAATACGGCCTTGGATGCGGAGGCGAAAAAACGCAGCACGTCGGTATATTTCCCCGAACGCGTTATTCCGATGCTGCCGGAAATTTTATCCAACGGGTTATGTTCGTTGAATCCCGAAGTGGATCGACTGAGCATGGTGTGCGAGATGTATTTGAATGGCGAAGGCAACATCATTCGCTCCCGCTTTTTCGAGGCGGTGATACGCTCCCATGCCCGCCTGACTTACACCGATGTCGCCAAGATGTTGGTTGACGGCGATCAAAGGCTGGCGAAGAAATATAAGCAATTACTGCCTCATCTCCAGGAGCTATACGCTTTATATCAAGCCATGAGGCAACAAAGGGAACTGCGCGGCGCCATGGATTTCGATACCCAGGAAACCCAAATCATCTTCGGCCAAGAGCGCAAAATAGATAAGATTGTGCCGAGAGAAAGAAACGACGCGCATAAACTGATCGAAGAGTGCATGATTGCCGCCAATACGTGCGCGGCGCGTTTTTTGAATCGCAGGAAAATGCCGCGCCTTTTACGTATCCACGAAGGGCCGGGTACGGAAAAGTTATTGAGTTTGCGTACCTTCCTCGGCGAGTTGGGCTTGCATTTAGATGGAGGCGCTAAGCCGACGCCGTTGGATTACATGCAACTATTGGAGAGAGTGCATGACCGTCCGGATGCTCATTTGATCCAGACCGTACTGTTACGCTCGATGTCGCAAGCCGTTTATAGCCCGGAAACCAAGGGGCATTTCGGCCTGGCTCTCGACGCTTACGCCCATTTCACCTCGCCGATCCGGCGTTATCCCGATTTGTTGGTGCATCGGGCGATACGCCATTGTTTGCAAGGCAAAACCCCGGAATCGTTTCATTACGGTTTTCCCGACATGGTCGTGCTGGGCGAACATTGTTCCGCGAACGAGCGCCGCGCCGACGAAGCAACGCGCGACGTGGTCACTTGGCTGAAGTGCGAATATATGATGGACAAGGTCGGCGAGGAATTCGCGGGATTGATTTCCGCCGTGACCGGCTTCGGCTTGTTTGTGGAATTGCAGGATATTTACATCGAAGGCTTGGTGCATATTTCGACGTTGCCGCAGGATTATTTTCATTTCGACGCGACCAGCCATCACTTGTACGGCGAGCGTACCGGCATACGCTATCGTTTGGGAGATCAGGTTAGTGTCAAAGTGGTGCGTGTTGATCTGGACGAAAAGAAAATAGACTTCGAATTGACGCAATCCGCCAAATCAAACGTCTTCAAGAAGAAATCCGGCGCTAAAAAATCCACCAAAACCAAAAAGAAAAGCAAAAAGCGTTCATGA
- the rlmB gene encoding 23S rRNA (guanosine(2251)-2'-O)-methyltransferase RlmB: MSLTKIYGIHAVQAALDYSAKKIQRGWIDAQRQDRRLQHLINELADLGIAVEKNERRKLDRLADGKNHQGIVVEIEMPSVRSEDQLKQAVVDLNDMPLFLVLDQVQDPHNLGACLRTADAVGIHGIIVTKDNAAGITPTVCKVASGAAETVPVYQVTNLARTLRWLKEQGIWVVGTSGAATQSLYEADLNMPLAIVMGTEGGGMRQLTEKQCDFLLKIPMAGQVESLNVSVAAGVMLYETFRQRKAGEAKL; the protein is encoded by the coding sequence ATGAGTTTAACCAAAATCTACGGCATTCATGCCGTACAGGCGGCGCTCGACTATTCCGCCAAGAAGATTCAGCGCGGCTGGATCGATGCCCAGCGTCAGGATAGGCGATTGCAGCACTTGATTAATGAGCTGGCCGATTTGGGGATCGCGGTCGAAAAAAACGAGCGCAGGAAACTGGATCGCCTGGCGGACGGCAAGAATCATCAAGGGATTGTCGTCGAAATCGAAATGCCCTCGGTGCGCAGCGAAGATCAGCTTAAGCAAGCGGTCGTTGATTTAAACGACATGCCTTTGTTTCTGGTGCTCGATCAAGTACAGGACCCGCATAATTTGGGAGCTTGTCTGCGCACCGCCGATGCGGTCGGGATACACGGTATCATCGTTACCAAAGATAACGCGGCGGGCATCACGCCTACTGTGTGCAAAGTCGCCAGCGGCGCGGCGGAAACGGTGCCGGTTTATCAAGTCACCAATCTGGCCAGAACGCTGCGCTGGTTAAAAGAGCAAGGCATCTGGGTCGTGGGAACGAGCGGGGCGGCGACGCAATCGTTATACGAAGCCGACCTGAACATGCCGCTGGCGATCGTGATGGGAACCGAAGGGGGCGGCATGCGCCAGCTCACCGAGAAACAGTGTGATTTTTTGCTTAAAATTCCGATGGCCGGACAAGTGGAAAGTCTCAATGTTTCGGTAGCCGCCGGCGTCATGCTTTACGAGACTTTTCGGCAAAGGAAGGCTGGCGAAGCAAAACTTTAG
- a CDS encoding c-type cytochrome, whose amino-acid sequence MKLLLASILLIGISSMASAEVAPQLIALSCRNCHSGIGMAIPNLHALSAEQIRGRLLDFKSGRRKSTVMGRLARGFSDQEIQAVAEYLAAER is encoded by the coding sequence ATGAAACTGTTATTGGCATCAATTTTATTGATAGGTATTTCCTCCATGGCTTCGGCTGAGGTTGCCCCTCAATTGATTGCGTTAAGCTGCCGCAATTGCCATTCGGGTATCGGCATGGCCATTCCCAATCTGCATGCCTTGTCTGCTGAACAAATAAGGGGGAGATTATTGGATTTTAAATCCGGACGGCGAAAGTCTACCGTCATGGGTCGGCTGGCTAGAGGTTTTAGCGACCAGGAAATACAAGCCGTCGCCGAATATCTTGCAGCGGAAAGGTAA
- a CDS encoding NAD(P)/FAD-dependent oxidoreductase, translating to MISRREFIKTGGVLLASGLGGCRKAGVKQQAKAHVVVIGGGFGGATAAKYIRQLDDSIKVTLIEPKKHYITCPASNWVLGGLRGMASLTFSYQQLATHYGIDVIHDRVTVVDAERRRVEISRGDCLHYDRLIMAPGINFRWEEIEGYDADVSTYIPHAWQAGPQTLTLFNQVRAMPANGTIVISAPANPFRCPPGPYERASMLAYYCQQHKPQAKILIVDHKRGFSKQALFEQGWQLHYGYGTNQSLIEWQSIADNPVVSLAAKRKTLQTDFGDHIKADVLNIIPPQKAGAIAHQAGLTDDSGWCPVEPISCESVLRPAIHVIGDAAIQQPVPKSAFAANSEAKVCALAVVNLLNQQEPLKPAWINTCYSLITPRHGISVAMVYKLKSAGEIAPVEGAGGVSEHTDPQSLYLESRYALDWYDSITGDSFS from the coding sequence ATGATTTCCAGAAGAGAGTTCATCAAAACCGGCGGGGTCTTGCTCGCTTCTGGTTTGGGCGGTTGTCGCAAGGCTGGTGTCAAGCAACAGGCTAAGGCTCATGTCGTCGTTATCGGGGGCGGTTTCGGCGGGGCAACTGCCGCAAAATATATCCGCCAATTGGATGATTCGATCAAGGTGACATTGATCGAGCCGAAAAAACATTACATCACCTGTCCGGCTAGTAACTGGGTGTTGGGCGGCTTGCGCGGCATGGCTTCTTTGACGTTCAGTTATCAACAATTAGCAACGCATTACGGCATTGACGTCATACATGATCGAGTCACGGTCGTAGACGCCGAGCGCCGGAGGGTTGAAATTAGTCGAGGCGACTGTTTGCATTACGATCGCCTGATCATGGCGCCGGGTATCAATTTCCGTTGGGAGGAGATAGAAGGTTACGATGCGGACGTCTCTACCTATATTCCACATGCCTGGCAAGCAGGACCGCAAACATTGACCTTATTCAACCAGGTGAGGGCGATGCCGGCAAACGGCACAATCGTTATTTCCGCGCCAGCCAATCCGTTTCGTTGTCCGCCGGGCCCTTATGAAAGAGCCAGCATGCTGGCGTATTATTGCCAGCAGCACAAACCGCAAGCCAAAATTTTGATCGTCGATCATAAACGCGGGTTTTCCAAACAAGCTTTATTCGAACAAGGCTGGCAACTGCATTATGGCTACGGGACAAACCAGAGTCTGATCGAATGGCAGTCCATCGCCGATAATCCCGTTGTCTCCTTGGCCGCGAAACGCAAGACATTACAGACCGATTTTGGCGATCACATCAAAGCCGACGTGCTGAATATCATTCCGCCGCAAAAAGCCGGGGCGATCGCTCACCAGGCCGGCTTGACCGATGACAGCGGCTGGTGCCCGGTGGAACCAATCAGTTGCGAATCGGTTTTGCGACCCGCTATCCACGTCATCGGCGATGCGGCGATTCAGCAACCGGTTCCTAAATCGGCCTTCGCCGCCAATTCGGAAGCCAAGGTCTGCGCCCTGGCAGTGGTGAACTTGTTGAATCAACAAGAACCATTGAAACCGGCCTGGATCAATACGTGTTACAGTTTGATCACGCCTAGGCATGGCATTTCCGTTGCGATGGTCTATAAGCTGAAATCAGCCGGGGAAATTGCGCCGGTAGAAGGCGCAGGGGGAGTCTCGGAGCATACCGATCCGCAATCATTGTATTTGGAATCCCGTTATGCTTTGGACTGGTATGACAGTATTACCGGTGACAGTTTTTCCTAG
- a CDS encoding ParA family protein, with protein sequence MLMDFGYRVLLVDADPQPTLSSYYNLEQRAEHGLQNFLIESAALSSISQTTIENLDIVLSADPNG encoded by the coding sequence ATTCTAATGGATTTCGGCTATCGCGTACTGCTTGTCGATGCCGACCCGCAACCTACATTATCCTCGTATTACAATCTCGAACAACGAGCCGAGCACGGTTTACAGAACTTTTTAATCGAGTCTGCAGCCCTGAGTTCGATCAGTCAAACAACTATCGAGAATCTGGATATCGTGTTATCCGCCGATCCGAATGGATAA
- a CDS encoding winged helix-turn-helix domain-containing protein has protein sequence MNSKATILLVDDDEKTQAAVIDYLQAEGYAIILVRYGQKVLSEFERVCPDLILLDVVFQDEDGVALINQIRSRTASPILVISEKKDLMDKVVGLEMGADDYIEKPFEMRELLARIKANLRLVRAVEKQAQKESAPKKASILHFGHWYLDLERHELLNEERQPIDLTPGEIEMLKAFVMSPGKALSRDHLFDLTRDRGYEGFDRAVDVQISRIRKKIGDDNRDRPYIKTIRGVGYMLDADITVIE, from the coding sequence ATGAACAGCAAAGCCACCATTTTGCTCGTCGATGATGATGAAAAAACCCAGGCAGCGGTGATTGATTATCTGCAGGCGGAAGGATATGCCATTATTCTCGTACGTTATGGGCAGAAGGTCCTTTCCGAATTTGAAAGGGTTTGTCCCGATCTGATTCTTCTCGATGTGGTTTTCCAGGATGAAGACGGGGTTGCGCTAATCAATCAAATCAGGTCCCGTACGGCGTCTCCGATCCTCGTTATCAGCGAAAAGAAGGATCTCATGGACAAGGTTGTAGGGCTGGAAATGGGGGCCGATGATTATATAGAAAAGCCCTTCGAAATGCGCGAGTTGTTGGCCCGGATCAAGGCGAATTTACGTTTGGTCAGAGCGGTCGAGAAACAGGCGCAAAAGGAGTCCGCCCCAAAAAAGGCTTCCATCCTGCATTTCGGGCATTGGTATCTGGATTTGGAGCGTCATGAATTGCTGAATGAAGAGAGACAACCGATCGATCTGACTCCGGGGGAAATTGAAATGCTTAAAGCCTTCGTCATGTCCCCGGGGAAGGCGCTCAGCCGCGATCATCTGTTCGACCTGACGCGCGATCGGGGTTATGAAGGGTTCGATCGTGCGGTGGATGTGCAAATTTCACGGATTCGCAAAAAAATCGGCGATGACAATCGCGATCGACCCTACATCAAAACCATTCGTGGTGTCGGTTATATGTTGGATGCCGACATAACCGTCATTGAATGA
- a CDS encoding sll1863 family stress response protein: MSNRDQYVAKIKAQLDQWNADIDRLEAKAKEAEADVRIEHQKEIEVIKAQRDQLVSKLGEVENASEEAWEDIKTGAESAWNSLDNALKSAADKF; the protein is encoded by the coding sequence ATGAGTAATCGTGATCAATACGTAGCCAAGATCAAAGCCCAGCTCGATCAATGGAACGCCGACATCGATAGACTGGAAGCCAAAGCGAAGGAAGCCGAAGCCGATGTGCGTATCGAACATCAGAAAGAAATCGAGGTGATTAAAGCCCAACGCGACCAACTCGTCAGCAAACTCGGAGAAGTAGAAAATGCCAGTGAAGAAGCTTGGGAAGATATAAAAACGGGCGCCGAATCGGCCTGGAATTCGCTCGACAATGCATTGAAATCTGCTGCGGATAAATTCTAG
- a CDS encoding sll1863 family stress response protein has translation MKKHYFTAIFLASLMNFIQVGHAKSSNDETTIKDVNQQTKELLSTLKQYGNDKREEAIKKTTAAMIQLDHRMDRLETRIDNKWDEMDETARKKARSTMRALRQQRIELAESFGSLKNSSASAWDHMKEGFSKAYQKLNDAWSKAKTEFDSGEK, from the coding sequence ATGAAAAAACATTATTTCACCGCCATTTTTTTGGCCTCCTTGATGAATTTCATTCAAGTCGGTCATGCAAAATCGAGCAACGATGAAACCACTATTAAAGATGTTAATCAGCAAACCAAAGAGTTGTTGAGCACATTGAAACAATATGGCAACGACAAGCGAGAGGAAGCGATCAAAAAAACGACCGCAGCAATGATTCAGCTCGACCATCGGATGGATCGACTCGAAACCCGTATCGACAATAAATGGGATGAAATGGATGAAACCGCGCGAAAAAAAGCACGTTCCACTATGCGGGCATTGCGTCAACAACGTATTGAATTGGCGGAAAGTTTCGGTAGTTTGAAAAATAGCTCGGCGAGCGCCTGGGATCATATGAAAGAAGGCTTTTCCAAGGCCTACCAGAAACTCAATGACGCCTGGAGCAAAGCTAAAACGGAATTCGATTCCGGTGAAAAATAA
- a CDS encoding peroxiredoxin: MTNTVPNVVFKSRVRDESIGGDNPFRWQDVDSNDIFKGKTIVMFGLPGAFTPTCSNAHLPGYEAKYAELIERDIDEIYCLSVNDAFTMFQWGKHLGIERVKLLPDGNGDFTRGMGMLVKKENFGFGYRSWRYAMLVEDGEIVKLFSEPGKADNHPEDPFEVSDAVTMLEYLKQR; the protein is encoded by the coding sequence ATGACTAATACCGTACCAAATGTCGTATTCAAGAGCCGGGTCCGCGATGAGAGCATCGGCGGCGACAATCCGTTTCGTTGGCAGGATGTTGACAGCAACGATATTTTCAAAGGCAAAACTATCGTCATGTTCGGCTTGCCCGGTGCCTTTACTCCAACATGTTCCAACGCGCATTTACCGGGTTACGAAGCCAAATACGCTGAATTAATAGAGCGAGACATCGATGAGATATATTGCCTGAGCGTCAATGACGCCTTCACGATGTTTCAATGGGGCAAACATCTCGGTATCGAACGGGTCAAACTGTTACCGGATGGCAACGGCGACTTTACTCGTGGTATGGGTATGCTGGTCAAAAAAGAGAACTTCGGTTTTGGCTACCGCTCCTGGCGCTATGCGATGCTGGTCGAAGACGGCGAGATCGTCAAGCTATTCAGCGAGCCGGGCAAGGCCGACAACCACCCCGAAGATCCCTTCGAAGTGAGTGACGCCGTCACCATGCTTGAATACTTGAAGCAACGTTAA
- the gor gene encoding glutathione-disulfide reductase, with protein MPGYDYQLFVIGAGSGGVRAARMAGERGVRVAIAENRYLGGTCVNVGCVPKKLFVYASSFRDDFTAARGYGWSIADPQFDWQRFIAHKNREINRLQDVYRDLLKNSGVQLISGRARLIDAHSVQVGERTYNCERILIATGGWPWIPDIPGKEWIVTSNEMFSLARLPKRLLIVGGGYIALEFAGIMQGLGVKTTLAYRGELLLRGFDHDVRTFVVQEMRKKGIDIRFNTQIIGIEKTDHGLLAHTGQDQSIAADLVLYATGRRPNTADLGLDTLGVALDDKGAVKIDDRYQTNIPSVYALGDVTDRFNLTPVATAEAMALVSLLYSGQSAPVDYDNIPTVVFSQPNIGTVGLTENEAKDRYPNIDIYKSEFTSMKHSLSGLDEKTLMKMVVERCSGKVLGIHMVGADAGEIIQGMAIAIRAGATKAVFDSTIGIHPTTAEEFVSMRNPSTD; from the coding sequence ATGCCTGGCTATGATTATCAATTATTCGTCATTGGCGCCGGTTCCGGCGGCGTGCGCGCCGCGCGCATGGCCGGCGAGCGAGGGGTCCGCGTGGCGATTGCCGAAAATCGATATTTGGGCGGTACTTGCGTCAATGTCGGTTGCGTGCCTAAAAAATTGTTCGTCTATGCCTCGAGTTTCCGCGATGATTTTACCGCTGCCCGAGGCTATGGTTGGTCGATTGCCGATCCGCAATTCGATTGGCAGCGATTTATAGCGCATAAAAACCGTGAAATCAATCGCCTGCAAGATGTTTACCGGGATTTGCTGAAAAATTCCGGAGTCCAATTAATTTCCGGCCGGGCCCGTTTGATAGATGCGCATTCCGTCCAAGTCGGCGAGCGAACGTACAATTGCGAACGCATTTTGATCGCGACTGGCGGCTGGCCCTGGATCCCCGACATTCCGGGAAAAGAATGGATCGTCACTTCCAATGAGATGTTTTCGTTAGCCCGGTTACCGAAGCGCCTATTAATTGTCGGCGGGGGATATATCGCTTTGGAGTTTGCCGGTATCATGCAGGGTCTCGGGGTCAAAACTACTTTGGCTTATCGCGGGGAGTTACTGTTACGTGGATTCGATCACGACGTCAGGACGTTTGTGGTTCAGGAAATGCGCAAAAAAGGCATTGATATACGTTTCAACACCCAAATCATCGGAATTGAAAAAACCGATCACGGTTTGCTTGCACATACCGGACAAGACCAGTCCATCGCCGCCGATCTGGTATTGTATGCAACGGGCAGGCGACCTAACACGGCGGATTTGGGACTGGATACGCTGGGTGTGGCGCTGGATGACAAAGGAGCCGTCAAAATAGACGATCGATATCAAACCAACATTCCTTCTGTCTACGCCCTCGGTGACGTCACCGACCGTTTCAATTTAACACCGGTTGCCACAGCCGAAGCCATGGCGCTGGTCAGCCTCTTATACTCCGGCCAGTCCGCGCCGGTTGATTACGACAATATTCCTACCGTTGTATTCAGTCAACCGAATATCGGAACCGTGGGGTTGACCGAAAACGAGGCAAAAGATCGCTATCCGAATATCGATATTTATAAATCCGAATTTACGTCAATGAAACACTCTTTATCGGGACTCGACGAAAAGACGCTGATGAAAATGGTCGTTGAGCGTTGCAGCGGTAAAGTGTTGGGGATACATATGGTGGGCGCCGATGCCGGCGAGATCATTCAAGGTATGGCGATCGCGATCCGGGCGGGAGCGACAAAGGCGGTGTTCGACTCAACTATCGGCATTCATCCGACGACTGCCGAGGAATTCGTGTCAATGCGCAATCCTTCAACGGATTGA